aacagaTGAAGATAATGGCATGAAAAATTGACAATAgtacaatttctttatttcaatttgcaaattttttttagagctGCTAGTTTTAGATTGGATCTTTTTTGGCTGGTGTGCTTTATAAtggatttgataatttaatacatcTCCATCTCCCAATTtcattaaggaaaaaagaaaattttattgtagctaaaaaacaagttatgtatatttctatgttgtaaAGAAATTCACGCATCACATatttattctcaacaaaataaatattgtctaacaatgtaaacaaatatctttaaaaaaaaaaaactccggTAATGAGTcttgccaaaacaaaacaaaataacataattcaTTCCAAAACTAAGGTTGGCCAAAAAACCCcacacttttttaatttttaggcctAAACATCAGTGTCAATAAGACACATTTGCGCTCATGATTTGGGCAACCAAAGAACATCTCTTTATATGTTGGATTTTCCATCAAAAATATGTAGGCCTCAGTCTTTGATATTGGATCTAAGTCCAATACACCCAAAGCTACGTGAACTTCTGCTCCATATGACTTTGAAAAGCACTTTGCCATAACCTCAGTCGCCTTATCAATTGCCTTTGATACATTATCAAATGACTGGGAAATTACATTCCTGAGTTCATCATATTTTGCCAGTcgtcttttcttgcttttagaAGATATTACATCTTGTGATGACACTCGAGAACGTGCAACATTAATTTCCAGTGACCTCTGATCATCTTCCACTTCAAAGTTCTCCAAAGAAACTTCATTTTgagatatcaaattatcaatctcATCAATAGTGGTCAATGCAGCATACCTAGCATATTTCTCCTTTGCAATTTCAGCATGATCACCTTTTGCTCTATCGTTAGCCCAAAGTTGTGCCATCTTAGAGTAGTTGGGTATAGATGTTGTCATCCACTTCTTGGCTGCAGGTTTAGACTGTTACAAACCAGGACAAATGGTTAAACAACAAATATAATTATTGTatggactcaatttgtaacgatcccaaaccggtcttgggttcgtacgttaacaggctcaaacaataaaatttgtaaagcgtgggcgtccaagaactagattaacctctgtaaaagtaaaaagattcaacctCATATTTATAGATGGATCAGAGCTGATATAACAATcgatttttctttgaaataaatacagttcttttatttttcaagttttcttcctgagtcttctctttgtttttctctatcTTCCGATCCCCCTTTCTGCATGcctttctttcatgttatatatcGTCCTCTTTAttccatcttcaccacacacgtgtaggttgggttcagagggatttctttctgtcccatctaacaccttctggaacctccttctagcagctgtaaggctgcttcatcactgttcaggcatcacttccacattaatgcgaccagagagttggttgagaggcaattaatgcggaggcagctgttaccatagatatttgtttaccttctctctctctcacctttGGCCCCTTATTCCACCTTTAGTGGTGATGTAGCTCCGAGGTATATCTGTAACAAGATGGcatcctgatcgtcctcggactcatattACCGAGAAGGTTTTTGTTCTCagacgaatactgaactcaccttTCGTGATATTTATCCTTCCCTTCGTCTGGTTACTCCTTCAAtctgatatgggcctcctcgggcAGGtttgcatcctcggatgggccacaggctcAATTAACTTGAGTTTAATAACTTTAGTGACCGACCGGCCCCCACAATtatgtaatataaaattaaactcGCAAAAAATGGTAATTTACCGCTATGAGTGGCTCCCAAACTTCTGGTTCAGCTGTCCATATATTTAAAGAATCATTCCATCCAAAACTACTCAATCCATCTTTAAATATGTCATAGCATTCATGAAAATTCTTCTTCAGTGTCTTTTGTCGATTTTTCACCTTATCCTTGTTAATCTCCATGTCAAATTTTTCAACCAATTCTTTCACTATGTCATCATATGCTTTAGAGGTAAAAGTTCCATTAACTCTACCACCTATGATCACCTGATATAAAAAAGCATCCACTAAAGCATCATCCATAACACTACTCCATTGTACTTCTTTGCTTAGATCTCCACCATTCTTCTTTGATATCTTACCCATGCTATAATTAATAGgacaaaaaacacataaaatattgtgtaaatATTAACATTAATTATCAAAAGGTAGAGagcaatatcaaaataaaaagagaaatttgcataacatttagGTCTAAGTAATTGAAACATAGCATAGTCTTAAACGACATGACAACAATAAACTCAAAAGCTATCACATTTGGACATAGTTTTGCCACATGACTGATATTAAAGAATCTCTTATAATATCTCCTTGCCTAGCATCCTCATCATCTTCTCTTGGAGTAGAGGCCACACGTTCACAATGAGAATGCAAAACCTCTTCATCAACTTTAGCAATAAGACTTTCATCAGGATCGACACccattaaataattatgaagtATGCAACATGCTAAAATGATTTCGTTTTGGGTGTCAACACAATAATTAGGCTCTATAGTACTTGCTATGATAGAAAATCTCTTTTTAAGTATACCAAATGCTCTTTCAATAGTAGTGCGCAGTGATGCATGATGCAAATTAAATAATTCTTTAGCATTTTCAGGAGGACGAACAAAGTATTCTTTTAAATGATAGCGCACTCCCCTATAAGGTGCAATTAGACGACTTCTATTCATGTATCCTGCAtcaacaagataatatttacctaataaacaataacaaccattaattatatactacaaattttttaattataaataatacaTCCTAATACGTATTTGAATATTACCTTGTGGGATTTTCAAGTTATCGTTTCTAGTTAAAACACTCTTTATTATTCTTGAATCTGAAGCAGTTCCTTCCCAACCTGGTAATACGTATgtgaattttaaatcaaatgaaCATGCCGCCAACACATTTTGTGTTGTGTAACCCTTCCTATCCCGATATCTTGGTGCATCCTCATTAGATATTTTGACACGCACATGTGTTCCATCAAGTGCCCCAATACAATCCTAAGATTAACATTATCTCTCAAAAacatttaccttaaaatatatttgtactatactactatcaaatataaattatatgcatgatatatttaccttaaaatatagGTTGAATCTACTACTTTGTAGTATTTCAAGTGGCACTTGGGTTCCATCAGGTTGTCAAAGGAATTGATCCtataacataattattgatcttaaCACGTTATAAAAATTGTGACTAATGGTCTCACCGGAACGACAAAAAAAGGACATTGTACGAGTCGTCTGATTATGTGAGCATGTGAAGAAACTTGCCAATTTGCTCTTCAACCGTGGCATGCTGTGTGTCTTGAAGATCACCATCTCTCCgcaaaatgtcacacaaacctTGAAAGCTTGTGGACTCATGCGTATTACATCATAGCATTTTTCACTATTCTTAAGTCAAGACATTAGTTCATCACGAACTTTTTGTCTTTCTATGGTTGATTGTGTAGGAATGTGGGGAACACGTCTTCTTTTTAGTTGTTGCCTTTGATGGATAATGTAACACAAATAACGGCATGCAGCATGAACCAAGCCTAGTTTCCGCACAAAATCCGAAAAAATTATGGTTTTAAGTACCTCATCATTCAAATCCatctaagtaaaaaaatagttatgttATTAGTCCAACTTAGAAAATTATGGACAcatgttctaaaaaaataataccgTTTAATGTTTATAACCTTTCACTTTCATGCGTCTCAATCATTATTAGTAGCATTGGATACTTTATGCTCATGCCATCAAAGTACCCAATGCAACTAATAATGATTCTTTCAGCACTGTTGTCTTGCACACATCCTACAATAACACTAGATTCACAGCCATAGCagcaaagagaaaaaggggttttatatttttttttaaggattaatatgtcaaatattttaatagtagtAGACAAAGTGATATAAAGTATATATCACAAAgtggcataaaaaaatttatattaaaaataatcaacTCCAACTCATTAAAGTTCTaaactactattattttaattaaaatacttttcatttttttcaataacgcatcatttattaaaaagaaaaaaaagtacaatattGACCGTTAAAGGAAAACTGTTTCTCAACATGTCAGATCTAATGGTGAGGATTGTGTAACCTATAAAAAAGCGTAGTACCATTAACGAACGCTCGTGACTCGTGCACTAGTTCCAACCAAATTCTCCAAATCTCTATCACTATCAGCTTACTCCGTTGTGCGGTGACAAGTGAcaacacaaactctctctctctccctctctgacTCTCTTTCTCATCTAATGGAAAATATCAGCTTCTCACACTGAGGAAACCCCATGATGTAAGTTCCATTCCCTCTCTCGTTTGATTGTGTTTGAATgtaaagttttgattttggcTTCTGGGTAtcatttttttgatgatttgaaGTATTTGTTCTTGGTTTTGGATTCTGGGCGTTACTGTTTTGATAATTTGAAGTATTTGTTCTTGGTTTTTGACTTCTGGGTGTCACTGTTTTCATGATTTGaatttgttattggttttgGCTTCTGGGTATCATTGTTTTGATGATTTGAAGTATTTGTTCTGTACTTTTAGCTTTTTTTCTCAACTGGGTGTAATTCAATTTTAGTATTTACGagcttatttattttgtttatctttctAGTCTCGATATTCTGATGATGGTCCAGTTCAttgtcaaataaattttatgccTTTTCTCGGCATCTTGTGGGCATTGAATAGGTTAATTGCATTATGTGGAATTTAAAAATGATTACTTTGTGTTCAATGATAGCATTTAAAATGAGTCTATACGTTGTTGTGAATGACTATTTTACATAAGCACATCTCAGGGAAATCGATATCTTGTTTGGAAACAATTTTGGTGATCTGTTGATACAATTTTCTCCCGTGTTTTGCTTTAACTATTTGTGAAGTTATCTTCTGTTAATGCATGTAATTGAAGCTTTTCAGTCTGGCTTATTTCTGCAACACTACAGTTTAAATTTGGTCCTGCAGCTAAGTCATGCAAGTCAAACATTTTAGTCTGTTTCTTGGTATAAACTAATATTAGGGAAATTGGCCACAATACTAAATCTTCTGTTTGATCTATTTATTCAAAAACTAATTTCTTactattttgaaatttgaacagaaaaaactttcaaatttaGGAGGATAATCTTCTTCACGCTTGCAAACATCTTACCCTCTTTCTTGTTTGGGATATGCTTGTTGGACAATAGATGGCAACTCTTCCACCATCACTTGCAATACAGTCCTGCTATTTGAAGTGTAGAATCAGTGATGTTTCTAAATCGTCACCTGCCtgtcattatatatatagaaaccaCATCAGATATGGCTTTGAAAAAATGGATTTGGAAAGAAGGCTAATTTGTGATGAAGTTTCACAGAATGTGGTGAAATCTTCTTGCCGGCATCTTAATTCAAGATTCTTTGCTACATCACGAGTTTTGGTTGAGGAAATTGAACAGAAAGACAGTACAATTACTGAAGCTGATAATCAGGAAAAGGCATTAACTTATCTATTTTGGACAGAAGTTGGTGGTCAGGTGAAAGTTTTTGTTAGAAAGACAAGTGTCAAATATGCTGTGAATATTGAAGTTTCATCGTTACAACTACAAAGCATTGATGATAGACTGATATCAAGTTGGGGCAGGTACAGAGCTGATTCGTCAAGTTTCATACCTCTGGATGTTCAAAGTTCAGTTCCAGATTCTAGAACCTCAACCAGTGAAACCCCATTCACACAGACCTCTGCTGGCAGGTTTGCACTTGAGTTAGAGTTTGAAGCAAAACAAATTCCCTTCTATCTctcattcattttaaaattaccATCAGATTCTGGCTCCTGTGGCTCAGAAATTAGAAGTCATAGGAAGACAAAATTTTGTGTGCCAGTTGGTTTTCGTAAAGGTTATCCAGCTCCATTGGGTCTCTCCTTTTCACCTGATGGTTCCATGAACTTTGCaattttttcaagaaatgtAGAAGGTGTAATTTTATGCTTCTATGATGATGCAAAAGCAGATGAACCTGCTTTAGAGCTTGATCTAGATCCATACATCAATCGATCTGGTGACATCTGGCATGCCTCATTTGAAAGTGCATGGACTTTTGTGAGCTATGGTTATCGGTGCAAAGGGTCTCTACTTCAgagaaacaataataaatttgatgCAGGGCAAATTATTTTGGATCCATATGCTAAGATTATTGTAAATTCTATTCCTAGTAGTGATGGATCTCAGAAGTATCTTGGACAACTATGCAAGGAACCTGGTTTTGATTGGGGTGATGATACTCATCCTTACTTACCAATGGAAAAACTAGTGGTGTACCGGTTAAATGTGAGGCACTTTACGGAGCACAAATCTAGCCAGCTAGCTACTGATGTAGCTGGGACCTTCATTGGTTTGACAGAGAAGTTGCAGCATTTTAAAGATCTGGGCATGAATGCTGTTTTACTGGAGCCAATTTTCTCGTTTGATGAGAAAAATGGACCATATTTTCCTTGTCATTTCTTTTCACCCATGAATCTGTATGGACCTTCTGGTGGTTCTGTATCTGCTATTAACTCAATGAAGGAGatggtaaaaaaattgcatgcCAATGGGATAGAAGTTTTGTTGGAAGTTGTTTTTACTCATACTGCTGTCTCTGGATCGCTGCAAGGCATTGATGATATATCCTATTATCATGTGAATGAAGGTGAGGATTTGGAAGCAACAAATTATTTGAATTGTAATTATCCTATTGTGCAACAATTGATTTTGGATAGTCTGCAACATTGGGTGACTGAGTTTCATATTGATGGATTTTGTTTCATAAATGCTTCATCTTTGTTGAGAGGGTTTCATGGAGAATACTTGTCTCGCCCTCCCTTGGTTGAAGCAATTGCTTTTGATCCACTACTCTCAAAGACCAAAATCATTGCAGATTGCTGGGATCCACATGACATGCTACCAAAGGAAACTCGTTTTCCTCATTGGAAGAGATGGGCAgaaattgatacaaaattttgtaacgATGTGAGAAATTTTTGGAGGGGTGAGGGTCTTCTAAGTGACCTTGCGACACGGCTTTGTGGGAGTGGGGACATCTTTTCAGATGGACGAGGCCCAgcattttctttcaatttcattGCTAGAAATTTTGGATTAACTGTTGTGGACTTAGTCAGCTTCAGTAATGATGCATTAGCTTCACAGTTAAGTTGGAATTGTGGGGAAGAAGGACCTACAGATAACACCACTGTCCTTGAAAGACGGCTTAAACAAATCCGTAATTTTCTCTTTGTCCTGTATATTTCATTGGGTGTTCCTATTCTTAACATGGGAGATGAGTGTGGCCAATCTTGTGGTGGTTCCCCTGCATATGGTGATAGAAAACCTCTTGATTGGAATACTCTAAAAACGGGTTTTAGTATTCAAACCTCGCAATTCATCTCATTTTTGAGTTCGTTGAGAATGAGGCGAAGTGATCTTCTTCAGAAAAGGAATTTcctgaaagaagaaaatattgagTGGCATGGAAGTGACCAGTCTCCTCCTAAATGGGAAGATCCATCATGCAGATTCCTGGCCATGACATTGAGGGCTGATGAAGTGGAGAGCCCATTGAACTCTGAATCTTCTTCCCATGTAAGGAGGggtgatttatttatttctttcaatGCAGCTGACCATTCAGAGTGTGTTATTCTACCCCAACCCCCAGAAGGGATGTCATGGCGCTGTTTGGTTGACACAGCTCTTCCATTCCCAGGGTTTTTTTCAACCAGTGGTGAACCCCTTCCTGAGCAGATGGCAGAATCAGTTGCTTATGTGATGAAGTCTCACAGTTGTGCTCTATTTGAAGCTAGCAGCAGCCCAAAAAGTAACTGAAAATTTCCCAGACCTACTCTTCCCCTTCCACAATGTAAAGTTAGTAACTGTGAGAGGTTGAACCCCTTTGTTGTATAATAatgtaataataaaattgaagtgCAGCAGATCATAATGTTCTTTTAGTAGTCAATAGCTGCTGAAAAAACCTGTGTAAATTCATTaataagattattatttttatctttaccAAAGGATGTGACAACTATATTAATCCCATTTAGTTTTATGttaaagatataattttttaagctgCTTCAAGTGATTATGTCCAGAAATTAAGCATGGACGTGCTTGGGTTAAAGTGCTCTCACCAATGTACACAGTTCCAACACATGTTCACAATCACACATGGTTGTACGATATGTGGAAAAACCGATTCAGTCAACATTTCAAGGTTTGGTCATGCAAACCTGTACTTTGGAGGCAAAACTTCTATTCTATGCAGCAACAGAGCTTTTCTTTGttcaatttcttttcctttaaagAATTCTCAGCCAAAAGAATTGAATATTGGTTGCCTGTAGGGTATGCTTGGGTTCAGTACACACCAGGCGAACCCATACATATTTTCTCAATAGGCCCAATGAAGGGCAGTGCTCTCAccaatgggttttgtttttcattccatgttttaattggttttagcAGAACTGTGTTTATTTTAGTGTATGAGAAAGTGTTCGGTTTTGTGTGATTAAATAAAGCTCAAAGTGCTGAACTAGGTGATGTTTTGTGCTAAAGTGAATGATTGATTTGGCATGAATATAAACTGCATAGTGAATGCCCCTAGATTAGCTGGCAAATGGTTTTGTCAGGTGGATTTATTTGTCAATTGGTTTTATTGGTTAGAGGCAAgctcttctttagaaaggttccaataaatgaataaaagtgAATTTGAATGGAGAGGATGATTTAGAAAATCTCTTCGCTTGTGCATAATTAATCATTAGGCAATTGAAGCTTATTTATTAGATGAAGCTTGAAAAATGAACTACTACATAAAAATTGCAGATGATGGTTTAGGTCCTTTAGGAGTTTTGATTCATTACGTGCTCCTTGTTAATCATGATACAGTAAGCACTCAAACATAATTTGTTACTAGCATTTGTGTTGTAGAGATGGTGTAACATCATGGAACCAGTTCAACTTTTATTATGGGGGAGTTTGGGATAGGCCATTGATTGTCACATCCACTAAACTCTGAACTCTTTAAGAAGTGTAGTAGAAGTGACCACAGCTTTAGTCCTTTAGGCTTATAGCAGAATTTCAAATAATGAAGAGATTTACAGCTGAAAAATGCTGTTTCTGTTTAACTTTACCACGCCACGCGTCTTACTTAACTAATGTTCAACTGAAATGGTGTCGTTTAGGTCTAACACAGAACTCTTCTCCTACATAACAGAACAGAGAATTTGCTCTGTTTAGAGTACAAAAACAGAGCATTGCAATGCATtaatacatggacaacaatttTGACTACTATGTCAAATAACCATAATAACACAATACCATAACTGAAAGATAATACATCATAACTTAAGTAAACAAACTAGAAAATTAAACATAACAAGGAAACTCTTCTCACATGAACCCACTAGACTATACTACATAAAGCTAGCTTTAATTCATTACTAAAATTCACTTTTCTTCagctttgtcttcttcttcttcttcatggaTAGGCACAGCTTGAAGAATGAGGCGACCACCTTTTCTATGAGGCACAATACGCAGCACAGCACTTGAGCTCAACGGTACTGGGAAACTACTACTCCTACATTCTTCATCATTCTTctttgatgatgaagatgaaacTTGCTgcttttttttagaattcttttcagtactaatttttttgttttcagtgACAACCGCACCTGTATCATCACCTAAGATTTCTGCGGTAGTGTGGGAATTGTTGTCAATTTTAGCTTGGAAGAAGCTCCAGCCACCCAAGTTTGGCTCACTTGAGGACATGTTTTCACAATGGAGATGTGGAGAATGCAAAGAAGAAGATGGGtgagttgagacttgagagagagaaacagaggcCTGAaatttatagtgaaatttgCTAATCTTTCCTACAT
The sequence above is drawn from the Quercus lobata isolate SW786 chromosome 12, ValleyOak3.0 Primary Assembly, whole genome shotgun sequence genome and encodes:
- the LOC115970404 gene encoding uncharacterized protein LOC115970404 encodes the protein MGKISKKNGGDLSKEVQWSSVMDDALVDAFLYQVIIGGRVNGTFTSKAYDDIVKELVEKFDMEINKDKVKNRQKTLKKNFHECYDIFKDGLSSFGWNDSLNIWTAEPEVWEPLIASKPAAKKWMTTSIPNYSKMAQLWANDRAKGDHAEIAKEKYARYAALTTIDEIDNLISQNEVSLENFEVEDDQRSLEINVARSRVSSQDVISSKSKKRRLAKYDELRNVISQSFDNVSKAIDKATEVMAKCFSKSYGAEVHVALGVLDLDPISKTEAYIFLMENPTYKEMFFGCPNHERKCVLLTLMFRPKN
- the LOC115970405 gene encoding putative nuclease HARBI1 — its product is MDLNDEDCIGALDGTHVRVKISNEDAPRYRDRKGYTTQNVLAACSFDLKFTYVLPGWEGTASDSRIIKSVLTRNDNLKIPQGYMNRSRLIAPYRGVRYHLKEYFVRPPENAKELFNLHHASLRTTIERAFGILKKRFSIIASTIEPNYCVDTQNEIILACCILHNYLMGVDPDESLIAKVDEEVLHSHCERVASTPREDDEDARQGDIIRDSLISVMWQNYVQM
- the LOC115971711 gene encoding isoamylase 2, chloroplastic — translated: MATLPPSLAIQSCYLKCRISDVSKSSPACHYIYRNHIRYGFEKMDLERRLICDEVSQNVVKSSCRHLNSRFFATSRVLVEEIEQKDSTITEADNQEKALTYLFWTEVGGQVKVFVRKTSVKYAVNIEVSSLQLQSIDDRLISSWGRYRADSSSFIPLDVQSSVPDSRTSTSETPFTQTSAGRFALELEFEAKQIPFYLSFILKLPSDSGSCGSEIRSHRKTKFCVPVGFRKGYPAPLGLSFSPDGSMNFAIFSRNVEGVILCFYDDAKADEPALELDLDPYINRSGDIWHASFESAWTFVSYGYRCKGSLLQRNNNKFDAGQIILDPYAKIIVNSIPSSDGSQKYLGQLCKEPGFDWGDDTHPYLPMEKLVVYRLNVRHFTEHKSSQLATDVAGTFIGLTEKLQHFKDLGMNAVLLEPIFSFDEKNGPYFPCHFFSPMNLYGPSGGSVSAINSMKEMVKKLHANGIEVLLEVVFTHTAVSGSLQGIDDISYYHVNEGEDLEATNYLNCNYPIVQQLILDSLQHWVTEFHIDGFCFINASSLLRGFHGEYLSRPPLVEAIAFDPLLSKTKIIADCWDPHDMLPKETRFPHWKRWAEIDTKFCNDVRNFWRGEGLLSDLATRLCGSGDIFSDGRGPAFSFNFIARNFGLTVVDLVSFSNDALASQLSWNCGEEGPTDNTTVLERRLKQIRNFLFVLYISLGVPILNMGDECGQSCGGSPAYGDRKPLDWNTLKTGFSIQTSQFISFLSSLRMRRSDLLQKRNFLKEENIEWHGSDQSPPKWEDPSCRFLAMTLRADEVESPLNSESSSHVRRGDLFISFNAADHSECVILPQPPEGMSWRCLVDTALPFPGFFSTSGEPLPEQMAESVAYVMKSHSCALFEASSSPKSN